A part of Candida albicans SC5314 chromosome 2, complete sequence genomic DNA contains:
- the ARH2 gene encoding NADPH-adrenodoxin reductase (Putative adrenodoxin-NADPH oxidoreductase; role in heme biosynthesis) has product MKPRFLSYTTRLLTKPFKVAIVGTGPGGFYTAHHLLNKSSPDVKLNIDFFEKLPTPYGLSRYGVAPDHPEVKNCEDHMINIMKDFGNSESRHKVRFLGNVEVGKDIALKELEGNYNSIVLAYGCTSADNKFSIPGADLPGVVPARQFVNWYNGHPDYYGENKYIPPPLDKVDTVSIIGNGNVALDVARILLADPREHWAKTDISVDAQQLLEKSTVKHVRIVARRGVLESAFSNKEIRELLELPAKFVP; this is encoded by the coding sequence ATGAAGCCAAGGTTCCTATCATACACCACTAGACTTCTCACGAAACCATTCAAAGTTGCAATTGTTGGCACAGGACCTGGTGGGTTTTATACTGCCCATCATTTACTTAACAAGTCCTCACCAGATgtcaaattgaatattgatttttttgaaaaattgccCACACCATATGGATTGAGTCGATACGGGGTAGCACCAGATCATCCAGAGGTGAAAAATTGTGAAGATCATATGATTAATATAATGAAAGATTTTGGGAATTCCGAGAGCCGCCATAAGGTGCGATTTTTGGGTAACGTTGAAGTTGGGAAGGATATTGCTTTAAAGGAATTGGAAGGCAATTACAATTCAATTGTGTTGGCTTACGGGTGTACATCTGCCGACAACAAGTTTTCTATACCAGGAGCTGATTTACCGGGAGTTGTTCCAGCTAGACAATTTGTGAATTGGTATAATGGACATCCAGACTATTATGGCGAGAACAAGTATATCCCTCCACCACTAGATAAAGTTGATACAGtttcaattattggaaaTGGTAATGTCGCATTGGATGTGGCCAGAATATTACTTGCTGATCCACGTGAACATTGGGCTAAAACAGATATTTCGGTGGACGCCCAACAATTGTTGGAGAAAAGCACCGTCAAACATGTTAGAATAGTCGCCAGAAGAGGTGTTTTGGAGTCAGCGTTCTCTAACAAGGAAATAAGGGAATTACTAGAATTGCCTGCTAAATTCGTACCATT
- a CDS encoding uncharacterized protein (Putative THO complex subunit; possibly an essential gene, disruptants not obtained by UAU1 method; protein newly produced during adaptation to the serum), whose protein sequence is MSLLYITEEVVENFSGSGMDSLFEVLESYQENDAESEEILAQIFTELLITFEENKLDVNDIKKFFTQAIKSDDQARIFFQVLNSFAVSKNIHDLLHLLFRDNKIKIETLALHLSSDFLKSVEIVPKDYFQRTLSHKIRDEYFTQKKFNLLHEEVEGYSKFTSEMHSILDSSDAEFQLDYAIQVMEKLIGHYDLDPNRCLSLLFQVFTGTIVPHYRFILNVLKKSRWWPNVESDNSSLLSLGNGGSETAAKVIGLELVGECGTRDLPETYKCLVAILIKEGLISFGSLYKFMGPDESEMDELEAEYKKKLDRDVLVAGATALALAAPLADEEDEEGEKGESKTKNKTSQASTEKDLSSLLKSNMKFQFLKVFLGVGLYWPAIFILTKYPYLAQIDEEIPILINRLFATMIDPLYNKIRIFSDEEISNLQKPKGITFSRPYNTVFVEHSPVAHLFSFNPLMRGYGNRKYTYFYREFSTDLPKIQDIDSLIAASNELLKFNGPNLAKDTDIFIKTCEVTRYLLSQEEDKSKVFFYFKNFIFPAMPLIEENSIAIDKAFEILLFFPTEDRFSLYGELYNILAKNNPLIKIAYSKAEKSTKDVLKRLSKENVRPMMRRLAKICFSNPLPCLLTILQQIESYDNLNTLVVETARYFNAYGWDNLTAAILIRLASSRSSTYNGMSERQWVQSLASFIGKICQRYPHAIDIKTILAFILKSFYSGDTIGLLVLKEMFISMGGIQHITNLTINQIDMINCGSSLQKIVYNTIDDLRFERRATGKYLIKCMNEIDAVNELLVLLCRISNDVTFTGNESYLKVLVSKSDDVNAVIRLFVTLINLYDEDLNLMPIQQLSDLGVPWSWAYEVWRFRGKTEKDNLSLESTSSIFDNFWKLSLHDINYTNELYDNETIKLESNIKSLKDSIAINLKNKELPRTVIDKQRKDLETCEEYQKTLVDERAKHKDENEKIEEQLKQISFNWFVDLSFEEFIQKCIFPRAITSSFDAVYSARFLFKLNSMKIDNYSLVNVLDLLFKSKSLFGTLCSSTPTEAENIGLFFADILRTLQGWRDESKYGEIGLQDQDGDAITFDDFKKLLYDYHSLLLEEIRIGLQAPEYISRNNTIIFLKNLLAVYPTVDDHGAQIVNLIEKLSTTEKRNDLKLASNALLVHVKSKSKNWVPIWDFISMSEEEKEEIIKAKEEEKQRIIKEEAEAKRQKELELEKEKQMKLAKEEEEKKKLLAAASLNYDSSTAGGSGGGARTQTRTTQIGRTYEKYAIETKSEAHSRQTTPIPTQPRTLSSVPTSPSSLSKENKLQERVNKMKQAYKESRFSSDTENKVLNSESLDGHEATSNEKEAKQEESNDQEKLDSEAKEKANPGQNNEETQLSTEKEDSAGDNSTNTSNLAAQKESEQKRSPLPPQNEIKKSISSEDFKGPTEPKRTPLPPQTMVARHKDDSYGRSEGRRAPLPPQHEIKKQSLGGTDSSNKVGSSRPPLGQSNANGFRNDMRTNKGNSSSNQQNSRQQPPASIPPSPPPPLPPIQHHRGRNDYGNSRGYQSNRDNYGRHSNSRNDSRPASSRTPTYDNRARNQGNRDNRNTGRNEKRNADSFGGRGYDKRPRH, encoded by the coding sequence ATGTCTTTATTGTACATTACTGAAGAGGTGGTTGAGAACTTTTCTGGTAGTGGAATGGATCTGCTATTTGAAGTGTTGGAATCCTACCAAGAAAATGATGCAGAATCCGAGGAGATACTTGCTCAAATTTTCACAGAGCTATTGATAACATTTGAGGAGAACAAATTGGATGTCAATGATATCAAAAAGTTTTTCACTCAGGCAATTAAATCGGACGATCAGGcaagaatttttttccaaGTACTCAATTCGTTTGCTGTATCGAAAAATATTCACGATTTGTTGCATTTACTTTTCCGAGacaataaaatcaaaatagaAACATTAGCTTTACACCTCAGCTcagattttttaaaatcagTGGAAATTGTTCCAAAAGACTATTTCCAGAGAACTTTAAGTCACAAGATCAGAGATGAATATTTCACGCAGAAAAAGTTCAACTTACTTCATGAAGAAGTGGAAGGGTATTCGAAGTTTACGTCGGAAATGCATTCTATTTTAGATAGCAGCGATGCTGAATTTCAACTTGATTATGCTATTCAGGTTatggaaaaattgattggtCATTATGACCTTGATCCCAACAGATGTTTGAGTTTGTTATTTCAAGTCTTCACCGGAACCATAGTGCCTCATTACCGTTTCATATTAAATGTCTTAAAGAAGAGTAGGTGGTGGCCAAATGTTGAAAGTGATAATTCCTCATTGTTAAGCCTTGGGAATGGAGGAAGCGAAACAGCAGCCAAAGTGATTGGCCTAGAGCTTGTGGGTGAGTGTGGTACAAGAGATTTACCTGAAACATACAAGTGTCTTGTGGCCATTCTTATTAAAGAAGGATTGATAAGCTTTGGATCATTGTACAAATTTATGGGCCCTGATGAATCGGAAATGGACGAACTTGAGGCCGAATACAAAAAGAAGTTAGATCGTGATGTATTAGTTGCTGGGGCTACTGCCCTTGCTCTCGCTGCACCATTAGCTGATGAAGAGGATGAAGAAGGAGAAAAAGGTGAAAGCAAGAcgaaaaacaaaaccagTCAAGCTTCAACAGAGAAAGATTTATCTAGCTTATTAAAACTGAACATGAAGTTCCAATTTCTTAAAGTATTTTTGGGTGTTGGACTTTACTGGCCAGCGATATTCATTTTGACGAAATATCCATACTTGGCACAAATTGACGAAGAAATACCGATCTTAATCAACAGATTATTTGCAACTATGATTGATCCATTATACAACAAAATAAGAATTTTCAGTGACGAAGAGATAAGTAATCTTCAAAAACCTAAAGGAATAACATTTAGTCGTCCCTATAATACAGTTTTTGTCGAGCATTCACCTGTTGCTCACTTGTTCAGTTTTAATCCTTTGATGCGCGGATATGGCAACAGAAAATACACTTACTTTTATAGGGAGTTTTCCACAGATCTTCCAAAAATACAGGATATCGATAGTTTGATAGCCGCTTCGAATGAGCTCCTTAAATTTAATGGACCAAATCTTGCGAAAGATACAGATATATTTATCAAGACTTGTGAAGTTACTCGCTACTTGTTGTcccaagaagaagataaaagcaaagtatttttttatttcaagaACTTTATTTTCCCAGCAATGCCGTTAATAGAAGAGAATTCCATTGCCATAGACAAAGCTTTTGAAAtactattattttttcCAACTGAAGACAGATTCAGTCTTTATGGTGAACTATACAACATATTAGCTAAAAACAATCCACTAATTAAAATAGCTTATAGCAAAGCTGAAAAATCAACTAAAGACGTTTTAAAAAGATTGTCCAAGGAAAATGTTCGTCCCATGATGAGAAGATTAGctaaaatttgtttctcAAACCCATTACCTTGCttattaacaattttaCAACAGATTGAGAGTTATGATAATTTGAACACCTTGGTTGTTGAAACTGCTAGATACTTTAATGCGTATGGATGGGATAATTTAACTGCTGCTATATTGATAAGATTAGCTTCTAGTCGAAGCAGTACATATAACGGGATGAGTGAGCGTCAGTGGGTTCAATCATTGGCCTCATTTATTGGTAAAATTTGTCAAAGATACCCTCATGCTATTGACATAAAGACTATACTAGCatttatattgaaatcattttACTCAGGAGACACAATTGGTTTACTAGTGCTTAAGGAAATGTTTATTTCAATGGGAGGCATTCAGCATATAACAAATTTAACCATAAACCAAATTGATATGATTAACTGTGGGTCATctttacaaaaaattgtttataaCACCATAGACGATCTTCgatttgaaagaagagCCACCGGGAAATATCTTATTAAATGTATGAATGAGATTGATGCAGTTAATGAATTGTTAGTGTTGCTTTGTCGTATATCGAATGATGTGACTTTCACCGGGAATGAATCATATTTGAAAGTTTTGGTTAGCAAAAGTGATGACGTAAATGCGGTAATTCGATTATTTGTTACATTAATCAACTTATATGACGaggatttgaatttgatgcCAATACAGCAATTATCAGATCTTGGTGTGCCATGGTCATGGGCATATGAAGTTTGGAGGTTCAGAGGTAAGACTGAGAAGGACAATCTTTCACTTGAATCCACgtcttcaatttttgacAATTTCTGGAAGCTCTCATTACATGATATCAACTACACAAATGAACTTTACGATAATGAAACCATTAAACTTGAATCAAATATCAAAAGCTTGAAGGATTCTATTGCCATTaacttgaaaaacaaagagtTACCCCGTACAGTAATTgacaaacaaagaaaagatttGGAAACATGTGAAGAATATCAAAAAACATTGGTGGATGAGAGGGCCAAACataaagatgaaaatgagaaaattgaagaacAGTTGAAACAgatttcatttaattggtttgttgatttaagTTTTGAGGAGTTTATTCAGAAGTGTATATTTCCAAGAGCAATCACTTCCTCATTTGATGCTGTTTATTCTGcaagatttctttttaaattgAACTCTATGAAGATTGACAATTATTCGTTGGTGAATGTTTTAGATTTgttattcaaatcaaaaagtttATTTGGGACATTGTGCTCATCAACTCCTACAGAAGCTGAGAACATTGGATTATTTTTTGCCGATATTTTGAGAACATTACAAGGATGGAGAGATGAATCTAAGTATGGTGAAATTGGTTTGCAAGATCAAGATGGAGATGCAATTActtttgatgatttcaaaaaactCCTTTACGATTATCACTCGTTGCTTTTGGAAGAAATCAGAATAGGGTTACAGGCACCTGAATATATTTCTCGTAACAACAccattatatttttgaagaatttgttgGCTGTTTACCCCACTGTTGATGATCATGGTGCTcaaattgttaatttgattgaaaagtTATCTACAACAGAAAAGAGAAACGATTTGAAGTTAGCTTCGAATGCATTGTTGGTTCATGTCAAATCGAAATCCAAGAATTGGGTTCCTATTTGGGACTTTATTTCAATGAGTGAAGAAGAGAAGgaagaaataattaaaGCAAAGGaggaagaaaaacaaagaattattaaagaAGAGGCAGAAGCCAAAAGACAGAAGGAATTGGAGTTGGAGAaggaaaaacaaatgaaattagccaaagaagaagaagaaaagaaaaaactatTAGCTGCTGCATCTTTGAACTATGACTCACTGACTGCcggtggtagtggtggtggtgctaGAACTCAAACAAGAACCACACAAATTGGAAGAACATATGAAAAGTATGCAATAGAAACAAAATCAGAAGCACATTCAAGACAGACAACTCCTATACCGACACAACCACGGACTTTATCTTCTGTTCCCACGTCACCAAGTTCATTGTCCAAAGAGAACAAGTTACAGGAAAGAGTgaataaaatgaaacaagCTTATAAAGAGTCTCGATTTTCTTCAGACACGGAGAACAAAGTTTTGAATTCTGAGTCTCTTGATGGTCACGAGGCAACTagtaatgaaaaagaagctaaacaagaagaaagcAATgaccaagaaaaattagatTCAGAAGCAAAAGAGAAAGCCAACCCTGGTCAGAATAACGAAGAAACCCAACTATCTACTGAAAAAGAAGACAGCGCCGGTGATAACTCAACAAACACATCAAATTTGGCAGCACAAAAAGAATCCGAGCAAAAACGATCCCCCTTACCTCCACagaatgaaattaaaaaatcaatttcccTGGAAGATTTCAAGGGACCAACTGAACCCAAACGTACACCGTTACCTCCTCAAACCATGGTTGCCAGACATAAAGATGATTCCTATGGACGGTCAGAAGGTAGACGTGCTCCTTTACCTCCACAAcatgaaatcaaaaaacaATCATTAGGTGGTACAGATTCATCTAATAAAGTTGGCTCTTCACGTCCACCATTAGGGCAATCGAATGCCAATGGGTTTAGGAATGATATGAGAACGAATAAAGGTAATAGTTCAAGTAATCAACAAAACTCAAGACAACAACCACCTGCCTCAATCCCGCCATCAccgccaccaccattaccacCTATACAGCATCATAGAGGAAGAAATGACTATGGAAATTCTCGAGGATATCAATCAAACAGAGATAATTATGGACGCCATAGCAATTCTAGAAACGATAGCAGACCAGCTAGCAGTCGAACACCTACTTACGATAATAGAGCCAGAAATCAAGGTAACAGAGACAATAGAAACACAGgaagaaatgaaaagaGAAATGCTGACAGTTTTGGTGGACGAGGATACGATAAGAGACCGAGACATTAA